In a genomic window of Mucilaginibacter sp. KACC 22063:
- a CDS encoding GNAT family N-acetyltransferase produces the protein MQIRKATLADVPAIMNIIKKIVPLMQADGNFQWNETYPNTEVFEKDIAAGQLWVADIDGQIAGVSAITTEQYPEYADAGLDITEEAIVPHRVAVDPDFRGMGAAKALMLEAEEEAKRRHIKILRVDTNSQNKATQALFPKLGYRFCGSIGLQFRPGLSFLCYEKTIA, from the coding sequence ATGCAAATCAGAAAAGCTACCCTGGCAGATGTACCTGCTATTATGAATATCATTAAGAAAATAGTTCCGTTGATGCAGGCCGATGGCAATTTTCAATGGAACGAAACTTATCCTAATACCGAAGTTTTTGAAAAAGATATTGCTGCCGGCCAGTTGTGGGTTGCAGATATTGATGGGCAAATTGCAGGTGTAAGCGCTATTACTACAGAGCAATATCCTGAATATGCAGATGCGGGTTTAGATATTACAGAGGAAGCTATTGTGCCTCACAGGGTAGCTGTAGATCCTGACTTCAGAGGTATGGGTGCGGCAAAAGCATTAATGCTGGAAGCCGAAGAGGAAGCCAAACGTCGCCACATTAAAATACTTAGGGTTGATACCAACTCACAAAACAAAGCAACACAGGCATTATTCCCAAAACTTGGTTACCGCTTTTGCGGTTCGATAGGATTGCAGTTCAGGCCGGGATTAAGCTTTTTATGTTATGAAAAAACTATAGCTTAA
- a CDS encoding SDR family NAD(P)-dependent oxidoreductase — protein sequence MNLQLEDKLALVTGSTAGIGYAIAKQLAHEGAKVIVTGRTDKRVNDAVEQIKADTGNNFVKGYAVDFSKKEEIDNLISQVPEVDILINNVAIFEPKEFAAITDEDWLKFYEVNVMSGIRMSRAYFDKMLQKNWGRIIFISSESALQIPAEMIHYGMTKTAQIAVARGLAELTRSTNVTVNTVLPGPTMSEGVGGFIENLAKDQNKSKEEVERDFFVHMRPTSLIQRFLSTEEIANVVTFLASPLASATNGAAIRAEGGLLKTAV from the coding sequence ATGAATTTGCAATTAGAAGATAAGTTAGCTTTAGTTACAGGCTCAACCGCCGGTATAGGATATGCCATAGCCAAACAATTAGCACATGAGGGTGCAAAAGTTATTGTTACCGGCCGTACTGATAAACGCGTTAATGATGCTGTTGAACAGATTAAAGCAGATACCGGCAACAACTTTGTTAAAGGTTATGCGGTTGATTTTTCGAAGAAAGAAGAGATCGATAATCTGATCAGCCAGGTGCCGGAAGTTGACATCCTGATTAATAATGTGGCTATTTTTGAACCTAAAGAATTTGCCGCAATTACTGACGAGGACTGGCTGAAGTTTTACGAAGTAAATGTAATGAGCGGCATCCGCATGTCGCGCGCTTATTTTGATAAAATGCTACAGAAGAACTGGGGACGTATCATTTTCATCTCAAGCGAGTCAGCGTTACAAATACCGGCAGAAATGATCCATTACGGCATGACAAAAACTGCGCAAATAGCCGTTGCCCGCGGCTTAGCCGAACTTACCCGTAGCACTAATGTTACTGTAAATACTGTATTACCGGGGCCAACCATGTCTGAAGGTGTGGGTGGTTTTATCGAAAACCTGGCTAAAGATCAAAATAAATCAAAAGAAGAAGTTGAGCGCGACTTCTTCGTACACATGCGCCCTACATCTCTAATACAACGCTTTTTATCAACCGAAGAAATTGCCAACGTGGTAACCTTCCTGGCAAGTCCGCTGGCTTCAGCTACCAACGGAGCAGCCATCAGAGCAGAAGGCGGTTTACTGAAAACAGCTGTTTAA
- a CDS encoding ABC transporter permease produces the protein MIRNYFKTAWRNLNKHRVFSLINILGLAIGIAAFCILALYVTDELSYDRYNTKADRIFRVVQHGAWNGGKFDLAPTSAPYAAALKNDYAEVEDAVRINGEGNGKIVYGDKQLTVNNMVFADASLFNIFSYQFISGNAASALTKPQSIVLSRTLASSIFGDFKNAYGKTLIIDGNQTQVTAVIEDIPANSHLTFAAIRSFGTHYDEPWGNSDLSTYVLLKHPDDYKRIENSSEAFYQKYLKGVFGNMKFRLELQPVTSIHLHSHLSYDTPGNGNASYVYVFSLIGILVLGIAIINYVNLATARSATRVKEIGLRKVIGSDRKQLMLQFFAESILLNLIAALIAYVIIYASLPYFNNLSGKHLDLWHFGMTQTLILFTAFIIVSGLLSGIYPALFLSGFKTIPALKGQMGNQAGTVFFRKSLVVFQFVITIVMITGLCVIYSQLKYVINKDLGFNKQQVLTFHIHDQDARAKAATIKAQLMENPAVQAVAVAGNPIGSYDLSSGDFALDLNGKAGPETKIVQNLVIDQDFIPTMQIKLLQGRNFDLKQLTDKTDAIIVNETLVKEMGWQNAIGRKVRTGVDGKGNVISQTIIGVVKDFNTNSLQHKIAPVVMGMPQQAKDGDNFYVRIAKANILQTLNYIARVYGGYDNEKIDFQFLDQNFNSQYQSERKQGSLLFIFSALAISIACLGLFGLVTFTAQQRNKEIGIRKVLGASVSNIVNMLSKDLMKLVIIATIIAVPIAWWAMGMWLNNFAYRIHMNAWMFIAASLIALIIAFATISFQSIKAAFANPVKSLRNE, from the coding sequence ATGATACGCAATTACTTTAAAACAGCCTGGAGAAACCTGAATAAGCATCGCGTTTTTTCGCTGATTAATATTTTAGGCCTGGCTATAGGGATTGCTGCTTTTTGCATACTGGCATTGTATGTTACTGATGAACTGAGTTATGACCGTTATAATACTAAAGCCGACCGCATTTTCAGGGTAGTGCAACATGGAGCCTGGAACGGCGGCAAATTTGATCTGGCGCCAACATCTGCACCGTATGCGGCAGCATTAAAAAATGACTATGCCGAGGTAGAAGATGCTGTACGTATTAATGGTGAAGGTAATGGCAAGATAGTTTATGGGGATAAGCAGCTGACCGTAAATAACATGGTGTTTGCTGATGCCTCCTTATTTAACATATTCAGCTATCAATTTATAAGTGGCAATGCCGCAAGTGCATTAACTAAACCGCAAAGTATTGTACTTAGCCGTACCCTTGCCTCCTCAATATTTGGCGATTTTAAAAATGCGTATGGTAAAACCCTGATCATAGATGGAAACCAGACACAAGTAACTGCGGTGATAGAAGATATCCCTGCAAATTCACACTTAACTTTTGCTGCAATACGATCATTTGGTACCCATTATGACGAACCCTGGGGCAATTCAGATTTATCAACCTATGTTTTATTAAAACATCCAGACGATTACAAACGCATAGAAAATTCTTCAGAAGCATTCTATCAGAAATATCTAAAAGGGGTTTTCGGCAATATGAAATTTCGTTTAGAATTACAGCCAGTTACCTCTATCCACTTACACTCACATTTAAGTTATGATACGCCCGGAAACGGCAACGCAAGTTATGTTTATGTATTTAGTTTAATAGGTATTTTGGTACTGGGCATTGCCATTATTAATTATGTAAACCTTGCCACTGCGCGGTCGGCCACAAGGGTTAAAGAGATCGGCTTGCGTAAGGTGATTGGTTCAGACAGAAAACAGCTGATGCTGCAATTCTTTGCAGAGTCGATACTGCTAAATTTAATTGCAGCCCTGATTGCCTACGTGATCATTTATGCTTCATTACCATATTTCAATAACCTATCAGGCAAGCATCTTGATTTATGGCATTTTGGCATGACACAAACGCTGATTCTTTTTACTGCCTTTATAATTGTTTCCGGGTTGTTGAGTGGGATATATCCTGCATTGTTTTTATCCGGCTTTAAAACCATACCCGCCCTAAAGGGGCAAATGGGCAATCAAGCAGGTACTGTGTTTTTCAGAAAGTCATTAGTGGTATTTCAATTTGTGATAACCATTGTAATGATCACCGGGCTATGTGTTATTTACAGTCAGCTTAAATATGTAATCAACAAAGACCTCGGCTTCAATAAACAGCAGGTACTTACATTCCATATTCATGACCAGGATGCCCGTGCAAAAGCAGCAACTATAAAAGCACAACTTATGGAAAACCCTGCAGTGCAGGCTGTTGCTGTTGCAGGCAACCCGATTGGCAGTTATGATCTTTCATCAGGCGATTTTGCGCTCGATTTAAATGGCAAAGCCGGACCTGAAACCAAGATTGTGCAAAACCTTGTGATTGATCAGGATTTTATCCCTACCATGCAGATCAAACTTTTGCAGGGCCGCAACTTCGACCTTAAGCAGCTTACCGACAAAACAGATGCGATAATAGTTAACGAAACACTTGTTAAAGAAATGGGTTGGCAAAATGCCATTGGTCGTAAAGTGCGTACCGGCGTTGATGGCAAAGGCAACGTTATTTCGCAAACAATTATAGGTGTAGTGAAGGATTTTAATACTAACTCATTGCAGCATAAAATTGCCCCGGTTGTTATGGGTATGCCGCAACAGGCAAAAGATGGTGATAACTTTTATGTTCGTATTGCCAAAGCTAATATTCTGCAAACGCTTAACTACATTGCACGTGTATATGGCGGATATGACAACGAAAAGATTGATTTTCAATTTCTTGATCAGAACTTTAACAGCCAGTATCAGTCAGAGCGAAAGCAGGGTAGTCTGTTATTTATTTTTAGTGCGCTGGCCATAAGTATAGCCTGCCTTGGTTTATTCGGTTTGGTAACTTTTACTGCCCAACAGAGAAACAAAGAAATTGGTATACGTAAGGTACTTGGAGCAAGCGTAAGCAATATTGTTAATATGCTATCAAAAGACCTGATGAAACTGGTAATTATTGCAACCATAATTGCTGTGCCAATTGCATGGTGGGCTATGGGTATGTGGCTGAACAATTTTGCTTATCGCATACATATGAATGCATGGATGTTTATTGCAGCAAGTTTAATAGCACTTATTATTGCCTTTGCCACCATCAGCTTCCAGTCAATTAAGGCTGCATTTGCAAACCCGGTGAAGAGTTTAAGAAACGAGTAA
- a CDS encoding MarR family winged helix-turn-helix transcriptional regulator codes for MTKIEESHRIVCKLIYLLKRYMDDWINSQLCCGCHNFNNAHLPLFMSIGSEGISNNALAEKLNVTKQATSKIIKELESINLVTSQKSKSDARAVTLCYTEEGKQFYNSIVDQIYKLEAEYKKIVGAKNYEIAIDVMMKLIDFHDHLPVKC; via the coding sequence ATGACGAAAATTGAGGAATCGCACAGGATTGTCTGTAAGCTTATTTACCTGCTAAAAAGGTACATGGACGATTGGATTAACTCGCAGCTTTGCTGTGGTTGTCATAACTTCAATAATGCGCATTTGCCATTATTTATGAGCATTGGTTCTGAAGGGATCTCAAATAATGCTCTTGCAGAAAAACTGAATGTAACTAAACAGGCCACCAGTAAAATTATAAAAGAGCTGGAATCAATTAACCTGGTCACCAGCCAGAAAAGTAAGTCTGATGCACGTGCCGTTACTTTGTGTTATACAGAAGAAGGCAAGCAGTTTTATAATTCTATTGTAGATCAGATCTATAAACTGGAGGCAGAATATAAAAAAATAGTTGGCGCGAAAAACTACGAGATAGCTATTGATGTAATGATGAAGCTGATCGATTTTCACGACCATCTACCGGTAAAGTGTTAA